In one Leishmania braziliensis MHOM/BR/75/M2904 complete genome, chromosome 32 genomic region, the following are encoded:
- a CDS encoding putative RNA-binding protein, translated as MPKGTVKRKATPSSLRKKKAQQRIRKQIRTKLQKKKPNWRTALVKVYMGGANGLKDKRDSRKRPRSGDSDDAEENTFSFKRDGQDEDGEVQSDVDEEKEERLNQRDPLETQLFLKNLPLDTSEEELMTYFKTHFSPVKRVLLMRNRVSKTLSGTGFVHCGSAELAGKIFDYAQQNAREVSAVGRDEMKAQTEGLSHHQAKRLVHKMHTDSFVVRDPFFMMRDTKFTVLRVLSRSDTQEAVSAQQKKKRRTKVAADDPRNLYLLQEGLVLPDSAAAKGLHPRYLQMISDDYAARKQQLTNSNFFVSKTRLSVRNLPRTMTENDMRRLFAEQARTYLKKHPEDIEKGKWGKYGPIRNVKLLKDTAGVSRGYGFIEFVNHNVALNTLRMLNNNPTVFGDQRRLMVSFAIENTCALQKLQRMKELKHARLARGPSDGRALAVPLKAKRSS; from the coding sequence ATGCCGAAGGGCACAGTGAAGCGCAAGGCGACACCGTCGTCGTTGCGCAAAAAAAAggcccagcagcgcattcGCAAGCAAATACGCACCAAactgcagaagaagaagccaAACTGGAGGACGGCGCTTGTGAAGGTGTACATGGGCGGGGCCAACGGGCTGAAGGACAAGAGGGATAGCCGCAAGCGCCCCCGCAGCGGTGATAGCGACGATGCCGAGGAGAACACCTTCAGTTTCAAGCGTGACGGCCaggacgaggacggcgaggTGCAAAGCGATGTCGatgaagaaaaggaggagcggctgaaTCAGCGCGACCCGCTCGAAACGCAGCTGTTTCTCAAGAACCTGCCGCTCGATACGAGTGAAGAGGAGCTGATGACGTACTTCAAGACCCACTTTAGCCCTGTCAAGCgagtgctgctgatgcgcaaCCGCGTGAGCAAGACGCTCTCTGGTACCGGCTTCGTACACTGCGGCTCTGCTGAGCTGGCGGGGAAGATCTTCGATTACGCTCAGCAGAACGCGCGAGAGGTGTCGGCGGTAGGACGAGATGAGATGAAGGCGCAGACCGAGGGCCTCTCTCATCACCAGGCGAAGCGGCTCGTGCACAAGATGCACACTGACTCCTTCGTTGTCCGTGATCCGTTCTTCATGATGCGCGACACGAAGTTTACTgtgctgcgcgtgctgtCGAGATCTGACACCCAGGAGGCGGTGAGTGCCCAgcaaaagaagaagagacgcACCAAGGTGGCAGCGGACGATCCGCGCAACTTGTACCTCTTGCAGGAGGGTCTGGTGCTGCCAGATTCCGCTGCAGCGAAGGGTCTGCACCCGCGCTACCTGCAAATGATTTCGGACGACTACGCCGCACGTAAGCAGCAGCTGACCAACAGCAACTTTTTTGTTAGCAAGACGCGTCTCAGTGTGCGCAATCTGCCACGCACCATGACAGAGAATGACATGCGCCGCCTCTTTGCTGAGCAGGCGCGCACCTATCTGAAGAAGCACCCAGAGGACATAGAAAAGGGCAAGTGGGGTAAGTACGGCCCCATCCGCAATGTGAAGCTGCTCAAGGACACGGCTGGTGTGTCGCGCGGGTACGGCTTCATTGAGTTCGTGAATCACAACGTCGCCCTCAACACCCTCCGCATGCTCAATAACAACCCCACAGTTTTTGGCGATCAGCGGCGGCTTATGGTCTCCTTCGCCATCGAGAACACGTGTGCATTACAGAAGCTCCAGCGCAtgaaggagctgaagcacGCACGCTTGGCTCGCGGGCCGAGCGACGGCCGCGCTCTTGCCGTGCCGCTCAAGGCAAAGAGGAGCAGTTAG
- a CDS encoding putative proteasome regulatory non-ATP-ase subunit — MSSPPPPRNIEEDLQRNEEEEPAPEVDDADIPVDPLLTLLYIRHTLTSPWSSSEEREAAKTALMEEMEKHNMAPYIRLVCEALGVPLDESKLAEMDAINAKKVAAFDARLKDAVDNLGDTEVRDVLQAKCDHYARIGDLEMCMKTNEECAAKTLATGPKLDLYFQRIRLGIAFSDNDIAAKGITDAHRLMKDGDWERRNRLRVYEGIYHVFIRDFQRGSALLLDSITTFASGELLTFQEFVFITVVASLPVLSRLELRRRIVYSPEVNRTSVDDVRDLVNSIYDCQYNKVFPNLEVVCQHLRKVVYLSPHVSYFFREMRVLIFTQFLDSYSSVTLESMGAAFGIPVPALDSMLCTLISNERIACKVDRVDGSVETYRGDTTNFDYHRIVKSGDLLLNRIQKLSRLVDM; from the coding sequence ATGTCATCCCCGCCACCCCCGCGTAATATCGAGGAGGACCTCCAAAggaatgaggaggaggaaccCGCGCCAGAGGTGGACGATGCCGATATCCCGGTAGACCCGCTGCTCACGCTGCTGTATATCCGGCACACGCTGACTTCGCCGTGGAGTTCCTCTGAGGAGCGCGAGGCGGCCAAGACGGCGCtgatggaggagatggagaagcaCAACATGGCACCCTACATTCGGTTAGTCTGCGAGGCCCTCGGGGTGCCTCTCGATGAGTCGAAGCTGGCAGAGATGGACGCCATCAACGCCAAGAAGGTGGCTGCCTTCGATGCGCGGCTTAAGGATGCGGTCGACAACCTTGGCGACACAGAGGTGCGCGACGTGCTGCAGGCCAAGTGCGACCACTACGCCCGCATTGGCGACCTGGAGATGTGCATGAAAACGAACGAGGAGTGCGCCGCCAAGACGCTCGCAACGGGCCCTAAGCTGGACCTGTACTTCCAGCGCATTCGTCTCGGCATTGCCTTTTCGGACAACGATATTGCCGCCAAGGGTATCACGGACGCGCATCGTCTCATGAAAGACGGCGACTGGGAGCGCCGCAACCGCTTGCGCGTGTACGAGGGCATCTACCACGTGTTTATTCGGGACTTTCAGCGTGgatcggcgctgctgctcgactcCATCACGACGTTTGCGTCTGGCGAGCTGCTGACATTTCAGGAGTTTGTTTTTATTACCGTAGTCGCGAGCCTCCCGGTGCTCAGTCGACTGGAGCTGCGCAGGCGTATCGTGTATAGCCCCGAGGTCAACCGCACCAGCGTCGACGACGTGCGAGACTTGGTCAACTCGATCTACGACTGTCAATACAACAAGGTCTTCCCCAATCTGGAGGTTGTGTGCCAGCATCTGCGTAAGGTCGTCTACCTCTCTCCACACGTGAGCTACTTCTTCCGCGAGATGCGGGTGCTCATCTTCACGCAGTTCCTGGACTCATACAGTAGCGTCACATTGGAGTCGATGGGAGCCGCTTTCGGTATTCCGGTGCCGGCGCTGGACAGCATGCTGTGCACACTGATCTCCAACGAGCGTATTGCATGCAAAGTGGACCGTGtcgacggcagcgtcgaGACGTATCGCGGCGATACGACGAACTTTGACTACCATCGCATTGTGAAGAGCGGCGACCTGTTGCTGAACCGCATTCAGAAACTCTCTCGACTGGTCGACATGTAG